A DNA window from Bombus huntii isolate Logan2020A chromosome 10, iyBomHunt1.1, whole genome shotgun sequence contains the following coding sequences:
- the LOC126869934 gene encoding transcription initiation protein SPT3 homolog isoform X1 yields MTEASFTKPANDSQFLRNEPVNYTTEIRQMMHGFGDSSEPLIESAKIIEEVVLQQMRTIVRKACEISEKRGNSKKGICISAEDLIFLLRKNKVKLQRLLKYLELKEFKSSIHKTIESDSPEDIVQNESPNGSKKKGSLHSFLSQINNTGELLEDASTVDEVKQQRCIRAEIMTRSMDEARYLKFSKARNASFANKNRHKFSDWIAPDSDITVTKQAYIILGYLAYETVAQIIDFALLVRQDQNKIYGDAIDRLRLSYVNPYTYKPYYHGKQVAVTKPITPAEIIEALRRYWSPQLDMTGPFNRWSMRKPHLKLLSS; encoded by the exons atGACAGAAGCATCGTTTACTAAACCAGCGAATGATTCGCAGTTCCTTCGAAATGAACCTGTGAATTACACTACCG AAATTCGACAGATGATGCATGGTTTTGGAGACAGTAGTGAACCATTAATTGAATCTGCGAAAATCATAGAAGAAGTTGTTCTACAACAAATGAGGACAATAGTAAGAAAAGCTTGCGAAATTTCTGAGAAACGGGGAAATTCGAAAAAGGGTATTTGTATTTCAGCGGAAGATCTGATTTTCTTATTACGCAAAAACAAAGTGAAATTGCAACGCCTTCTAAAATATTTAG aattaaaagaatttaagTCTTCCATACACAAAACAATAGAAAGCGATTCACCCGAAGATATTGTACAGAATGAAAGTCCAAATGGATCAAAAAAGAAAGGATCACTGCATAGTTTTCTTAGTCAAATTAACAATACTGGTGAACTTCTTGAAGATGCATCTACTGTAGATGAAGTTAAACAACAAAGATGTATTCGTGCAGAAATTATGACACGGTCTATGGATGAAGctagatatttaaaattcagtAAGGCACGTAATGCATCCTTTGCAAATAAGAATAGGCACAAATTTAGTGATTGGATAGCACCAGACA GTGATATAACAGTCACAAAACAAGCATATATAATTTTGGGTTATTTAGCATATGAAACAGTAGCACAAATTATAGATTTTGCACTATTAGTAAGACAGGaccaaaataaaatatatgggGATGCTatagatcgacttagacttaGTTATGTTAATCCATACACTTATAAACCATATTACCATGGCAAG caGGTAGCTGTAACAAAACCAATAACACCTGCAGAAATAATTGAAGCTCTCAGACGGTATTGGTCACCTCAATTGGATATGACAGGTCCATTTAATCGTTGGTCCATGAGAAAACCACACTTAAAACTTCTATCTTCATAA
- the LOC126869934 gene encoding transcription initiation protein SPT3 homolog isoform X2 — protein MTEASFTKPANDSQFLRNEPVNYTTEIRQMMHGFGDSSEPLIESAKIIEEVVLQQMRTIVRKACEISEKRGNSKKGICISAEDLIFLLRKNKVKLQRLLKYLELKEFKSSIHKTIESDSPEDIVQNESPNGSKKKGSLHSFLSQINNTGELLEDASTVDEVKQQRCIRAEIMTRSMDEARYLKFSKARNASFANKNRHKFSDWIAPDSDITVTKQAYIILGYLAYETVAQIIDFALLVRQDQNKIYGDAIDRLRLSYVNPYTYKPYYHGKVAVTKPITPAEIIEALRRYWSPQLDMTGPFNRWSMRKPHLKLLSS, from the exons atGACAGAAGCATCGTTTACTAAACCAGCGAATGATTCGCAGTTCCTTCGAAATGAACCTGTGAATTACACTACCG AAATTCGACAGATGATGCATGGTTTTGGAGACAGTAGTGAACCATTAATTGAATCTGCGAAAATCATAGAAGAAGTTGTTCTACAACAAATGAGGACAATAGTAAGAAAAGCTTGCGAAATTTCTGAGAAACGGGGAAATTCGAAAAAGGGTATTTGTATTTCAGCGGAAGATCTGATTTTCTTATTACGCAAAAACAAAGTGAAATTGCAACGCCTTCTAAAATATTTAG aattaaaagaatttaagTCTTCCATACACAAAACAATAGAAAGCGATTCACCCGAAGATATTGTACAGAATGAAAGTCCAAATGGATCAAAAAAGAAAGGATCACTGCATAGTTTTCTTAGTCAAATTAACAATACTGGTGAACTTCTTGAAGATGCATCTACTGTAGATGAAGTTAAACAACAAAGATGTATTCGTGCAGAAATTATGACACGGTCTATGGATGAAGctagatatttaaaattcagtAAGGCACGTAATGCATCCTTTGCAAATAAGAATAGGCACAAATTTAGTGATTGGATAGCACCAGACA GTGATATAACAGTCACAAAACAAGCATATATAATTTTGGGTTATTTAGCATATGAAACAGTAGCACAAATTATAGATTTTGCACTATTAGTAAGACAGGaccaaaataaaatatatgggGATGCTatagatcgacttagacttaGTTATGTTAATCCATACACTTATAAACCATATTACCATGGCAAG GTAGCTGTAACAAAACCAATAACACCTGCAGAAATAATTGAAGCTCTCAGACGGTATTGGTCACCTCAATTGGATATGACAGGTCCATTTAATCGTTGGTCCATGAGAAAACCACACTTAAAACTTCTATCTTCATAA
- the LOC126869918 gene encoding WD repeat-containing protein 91 isoform X1, which translates to MSHIQYVDELVKEYLLFRGFSQTLKAFDNDLKAEKEKGFRVDKIVDQLMQYIYNYDLASLRELWGHLDMRMFSRLESHFTPAVRKLENAVLKMYLVNAAVNNKQDRIQEFFTKMTPELQGHSEWKEWFALPFVKNPEDNPAYSVHFSRQWQDTMLVSLHNFLATIFQCMPQPTLLAIDEDTNRLKRLQEENEVLKQRLSESVKIENVMDVNPGPAPQHPPLMDDFYIIAQESPLLENPKTLRNLIRNIGGGSSPILSRKPGTSIRKVVEPEVTSTKRTNTKGKIHSINKSEPVSKRSISCDSRLTSSRKRDSSIDAVAERKAKDKIDSTYILLSQEEYTEHKTSIIQCKSNASGSYVATGDADGIIKVWTPIPSPKTVTTFISAPANSNKAITALDWISKNERYFLHGDNNGLIQLHDTRDCKTLWDIQHENSRIITLLCNPTESTFVCSVSDSNEGKLLLYDIKTRKLERTLPMEQNVTALCSAFNHNGQLLITGLSNGNILIHDLRRNEIIDNISCHSSPVIDIELINDYTNICTQSEDGKLCQRSLNHSGKILWETKIKVEKNTVHGKLFTFDQSGNYMLLCTQTGGNIYKMPPGAQAKILELGGHKGTLCCDWSTANQSGTCITGGAEGKVRVSTLLSP; encoded by the exons ATGTCTCACATTCAGTATGTGGACGAATTGGTCAAAGAATATCTGCTCTTCAGAGGTTTTAGCCAAACCTTGAAAGCTTTTGATAACGACTTGAAAGccgagaaagaaaaaggctTTAGG gTTGATAAGATCGTCGATCAATTGATGCAATACATATACAATTATGACTTAGCATCTTTAAGAGAATTATGGGGACATTTAGACATGAGGATGTTCTCCCGTTTGGAAAGTCATTTTACACCAGCTGTGAGAAAACTAGAGAATGCTGTTCTAAAAATGTACTTGGTTAATGCAGcagtaaataataaacaagatCGGATTCAagaattttttacaaaaatgacACCAGAGTTACAAGGACATTCAGAGTGGAAAGAATGGTTTG CATTGCCATTTGTTAAAAATCCTGAAGACAATCCAGCATACTCTGTACATTTTAGTAGACAATGGCAGGACACTATGTTAGTGTCCCTGCACAATTTCCTTGCTACTATTTTTCAA TGTATGCCACAACCGACGTTGCTTGCGATAGACGAGGACACAAATAGATTGAAACGGCTTCAAGAAGAGAATGAAGTATTGAAACAACGTTTAAGCGAGTCTGTTAAGATAGAAAATGTAATGGATGTAAATCCAGGACCAGCTCCTCAGCATCCACCACTCATGGATGACTTTTACATTATAGCaca AGAATCTCCTTTATTAGAGAATCCAAAAACCTTAAGGAATCTCATAAGAAATATAGGCGGCGGTTCCAGTCCAATTTTAAGTAGAAAGCCTGGGACAAGTATAAGAAAAGTAGTAGAACCGGAAGTGACATCAACAAAAAGAACCAATACGAAAGGAAAAATACATTCGATCAATAAATCCGAACCTGTTAGTAAAAGAAGTATTAGTTGTGATTCAAGATTAACAAGCTCTAGAAAAAGAGATTCGTCTATCGATGCAGTAGCTGAGCGAAAGGCTAAAGATAAAATCGATTCCACTTACATTCTTCTTAGTCAG GAAGAGTATACGGAACATAAAACATCAATAATTCAATGTAAAAGTAATGCAAGTGGCTCCTACGTAGCTACAGGTGATGCAGACGGTATTATTAAAGTATGGACCCCGATACCTTCACCAAA AACTGTTACTACATTTATCTCTGCTCCAGCAAACTCAAACAAAGCAATTACTGCGTTAGACTGGATATCAAAAAATGAGCGTTATTTTTTACATGGTGATAACAATGGATTGATTCAATTACATGATACTCGTGATTGCAAAACCTTATGGGACATTCAACATGAGAACTCTCGAATCATTACTTTGTTATGCAATCCAACGGAATCCACATTTGTATGTTCTGTATCAGATTCGAAcgaaggaaaattattattgtacgacataaaaacaagaaaattaGAAAGAACTTTACCTATGGAacaaaatgtaactgcgttgtGTTCCGCATTTAATCATAACGGGCAGCTCCTTATCACAGGGTTATCcaatggaaatattttaatacatgATTTAAGACGGAACGAAATTATTGATAATATAAGCTGTCATTCGAGTCCAGTTATTGATATAGAACTAATTAATGATTATACAAATATCTGTACACAAAGTGAGGATGGAAAATTGTGTCAAAGAAGTTTGAATCATTCAGGAAAGATTTTATGGGAAACGAAAATCAAGGTAGAGAAAAACACAGTTCATGGAAAATTGTTCACTTTTGACCAAAGCGGTAACTATATGCTACTTTGTACACAAACTGgaggaaatatatataaa atGCCACCAGGTGCACAAGCAAAGATTTTAGAATTAGGCGGACATAAAGGTACACTTTGCTGCGACTGGTCTACCGCCAATCAATCCGGAACGTGTATAACTGGTGGTGCGGAAGGGAAAGTACGCGTATCGACGTTGCTCTCACCATGA
- the LOC126869918 gene encoding WD repeat-containing protein 91 isoform X2, with the protein MQYIYNYDLASLRELWGHLDMRMFSRLESHFTPAVRKLENAVLKMYLVNAAVNNKQDRIQEFFTKMTPELQGHSEWKEWFALPFVKNPEDNPAYSVHFSRQWQDTMLVSLHNFLATIFQCMPQPTLLAIDEDTNRLKRLQEENEVLKQRLSESVKIENVMDVNPGPAPQHPPLMDDFYIIAQESPLLENPKTLRNLIRNIGGGSSPILSRKPGTSIRKVVEPEVTSTKRTNTKGKIHSINKSEPVSKRSISCDSRLTSSRKRDSSIDAVAERKAKDKIDSTYILLSQEEYTEHKTSIIQCKSNASGSYVATGDADGIIKVWTPIPSPKTVTTFISAPANSNKAITALDWISKNERYFLHGDNNGLIQLHDTRDCKTLWDIQHENSRIITLLCNPTESTFVCSVSDSNEGKLLLYDIKTRKLERTLPMEQNVTALCSAFNHNGQLLITGLSNGNILIHDLRRNEIIDNISCHSSPVIDIELINDYTNICTQSEDGKLCQRSLNHSGKILWETKIKVEKNTVHGKLFTFDQSGNYMLLCTQTGGNIYKMPPGAQAKILELGGHKGTLCCDWSTANQSGTCITGGAEGKVRVSTLLSP; encoded by the exons ATGCAATACATATACAATTATGACTTAGCATCTTTAAGAGAATTATGGGGACATTTAGACATGAGGATGTTCTCCCGTTTGGAAAGTCATTTTACACCAGCTGTGAGAAAACTAGAGAATGCTGTTCTAAAAATGTACTTGGTTAATGCAGcagtaaataataaacaagatCGGATTCAagaattttttacaaaaatgacACCAGAGTTACAAGGACATTCAGAGTGGAAAGAATGGTTTG CATTGCCATTTGTTAAAAATCCTGAAGACAATCCAGCATACTCTGTACATTTTAGTAGACAATGGCAGGACACTATGTTAGTGTCCCTGCACAATTTCCTTGCTACTATTTTTCAA TGTATGCCACAACCGACGTTGCTTGCGATAGACGAGGACACAAATAGATTGAAACGGCTTCAAGAAGAGAATGAAGTATTGAAACAACGTTTAAGCGAGTCTGTTAAGATAGAAAATGTAATGGATGTAAATCCAGGACCAGCTCCTCAGCATCCACCACTCATGGATGACTTTTACATTATAGCaca AGAATCTCCTTTATTAGAGAATCCAAAAACCTTAAGGAATCTCATAAGAAATATAGGCGGCGGTTCCAGTCCAATTTTAAGTAGAAAGCCTGGGACAAGTATAAGAAAAGTAGTAGAACCGGAAGTGACATCAACAAAAAGAACCAATACGAAAGGAAAAATACATTCGATCAATAAATCCGAACCTGTTAGTAAAAGAAGTATTAGTTGTGATTCAAGATTAACAAGCTCTAGAAAAAGAGATTCGTCTATCGATGCAGTAGCTGAGCGAAAGGCTAAAGATAAAATCGATTCCACTTACATTCTTCTTAGTCAG GAAGAGTATACGGAACATAAAACATCAATAATTCAATGTAAAAGTAATGCAAGTGGCTCCTACGTAGCTACAGGTGATGCAGACGGTATTATTAAAGTATGGACCCCGATACCTTCACCAAA AACTGTTACTACATTTATCTCTGCTCCAGCAAACTCAAACAAAGCAATTACTGCGTTAGACTGGATATCAAAAAATGAGCGTTATTTTTTACATGGTGATAACAATGGATTGATTCAATTACATGATACTCGTGATTGCAAAACCTTATGGGACATTCAACATGAGAACTCTCGAATCATTACTTTGTTATGCAATCCAACGGAATCCACATTTGTATGTTCTGTATCAGATTCGAAcgaaggaaaattattattgtacgacataaaaacaagaaaattaGAAAGAACTTTACCTATGGAacaaaatgtaactgcgttgtGTTCCGCATTTAATCATAACGGGCAGCTCCTTATCACAGGGTTATCcaatggaaatattttaatacatgATTTAAGACGGAACGAAATTATTGATAATATAAGCTGTCATTCGAGTCCAGTTATTGATATAGAACTAATTAATGATTATACAAATATCTGTACACAAAGTGAGGATGGAAAATTGTGTCAAAGAAGTTTGAATCATTCAGGAAAGATTTTATGGGAAACGAAAATCAAGGTAGAGAAAAACACAGTTCATGGAAAATTGTTCACTTTTGACCAAAGCGGTAACTATATGCTACTTTGTACACAAACTGgaggaaatatatataaa atGCCACCAGGTGCACAAGCAAAGATTTTAGAATTAGGCGGACATAAAGGTACACTTTGCTGCGACTGGTCTACCGCCAATCAATCCGGAACGTGTATAACTGGTGGTGCGGAAGGGAAAGTACGCGTATCGACGTTGCTCTCACCATGA